The window AATTAAATTTATCGATATGCCGCAAAAAAAAACTACGGCCTCTACGGAAAAGCAATACAATAAGGCAAAAGAATTATGCGGCTCTTTTTGGAAAATTGAAAACATTTATCTTTTCCCGAAAATAAAAGAAACGGAATATGAATGTTTTTTTAAAGCTGCATTGGACGCTCATATTTTAATTTCACCTAATTTTAATACTCCGTCTATTTTTCCCGATATAAAAACATATTCGGAACTTATAAGTTTTCTTAAATTTAAAAATAAAGGAGAGTGTCAATATGAATAATTTGGCTGCATTTACGGCGGAAGGATATGGAGTTTTACTGTTTGCCAAACTGATATTCGGAGCTATAGCGGTTTTTTCGGAATATTAACTTGGCATAAAACACGTAAGTCTTATATGATTTTTTTTGTTTTCGGAATTTTTGCTCTGTATATTTCGATTTTATTGCAAACCGCAGGATATTTCGGATTTATAATTCTGGAGCCCCTAAAGATAGGAAACATTTCACTTCCATTGTGGCATATTTTCTTTGAAACTCTGCCGGTTATATTTTTTATCACGGCTTTGTCTTTGTTTTTAAAATCCGAAGGTTTATTTTAAGCGACACAAACGGTATCGCTTAAAAACACTTGCAGTTTTGCTTAAGGCAAAACTTTTATTATTGTATGCACTTTTTTTCAGCTGCGCTTACAAAAGTGCGGGAAAATTATCAATCCTCAGAAACCGATGTTTCTTCCGGTTGATAATTTTATAAGAAAGGTTTATTTTAGTCGATACAAATAGTATCGCCTAAAAACACTTGCAGTTTTGCTTAAGGTAAAACTCCTATTATTGTATGCATTTTTGATTACAAAGCGGCTAAAAATAAACACCCATCGGAATTTAAAAATCCTTTAGGCCGTTTATTTTATTTAAGGAATAAATTTATGGAAGACTTGAATCCTGAACAATTTAAGGCGGTAACTACGATTAACGGCCCTGTTTTAATTATTGCGGGAGCCGGTTCGGGGAAAACGCGTGTTATTACTTTTAGAATTGCAAATATGCTTGAACAAGGCATTCCTCAATCGCAAATTTTGGCTCTTACTTTTACAAACAAAGCAGCCCGAGAAATGGAGGAACGTATAAAAGAATTAACCGGAAAAAAATTACAAAATTTAACAATCAGTACTTTTCACGCTTTCGGAGTAAAGGTTTTGCGAAATAATATTGAAAAACTGGGCTGGCGTTCCAATTTCAGTATTTACGATGAAACCGATAGAAATCAACTTATACGAGATTGCGGAAGAGAACTTAAATTTTCTCAAGATGCCTTAGACGTTTATAAAATAGGAGTGCTTTTTTCCAATATAAAAAATGGGAAGGAAAGATTGGCGCGGTGAACACGATTCTTATCAAGCCCTGTACAAAGAATACCAAGAAGGCCTTAAACTTTACAATGCGGTGGACTTCGACGACTTAATTATGCTGCCGATTAAACTTTTTACGGAATATCCTGAAGTCCTTGAAGAATATAGGAACAGATACCGCTACATAATGGTAGACGAATTTCAGGATACCAGTACACAGCAATATAATTTTATGCGCCTGATTGCAAATGAAAATATTTGTGTCGTAGGAGATGACGACCAATCCATTTACTCTTGGCGCGGCGCAAGTTTTGAAAATATCAAAATGTTTGAAAAAGACTTTCCGAATCTTTTGGAAATTAAATTGGAACAAAATTACCGCTCAACGGGAACGATTTTGGCGGCGGCAAACGGCGTTATTTCGCATAACACAAACCGTAAAGAAAAGGCTCTTTGGTCTGAAAAAGATTCGGGGCGCCCGATAGAGATTTTTATCCCCGAAAATGAAGCCGCCGAAGCGGATTTTATTGCCGATATGATTTTAAGTTTAAAGGAGAGGGAGCATTTTAAATATTCCGATTTCGGAGTATTAATTAGAGCAAACAGTTTAAGCAGAGCCTTGGAAGAATCTTTTTTGGAACTTAACATTCCGTACAGAATGTCGGGCGGAACAAGTTTTTTTCAACGCAAAGAAATTAAAGATGTAATAAGTTACCTTAGGGTAATTGCAAACCCGGACGACGATATAAACCTTTTACGTATTATAAATACACCGCGCCGAGGTATCGGAAAAAAAACTATAGAAACTCTTTCCGCTCTTGCTACGGAAAATAAATGCTCTATACGTACTGCCGCCCGCCTTCTTTTGGAAAACCCTCCTGAAGAAATGCGGGGTAAAAGCATTACCGATTTACAGGACTTTGCCGATTTAATTACCGAACACCGTTCTCACCTTTTATCGGGCAAGGGACTTGCTCAAAAGGTTCGAAAACTTTTGGAAGCTATTGAATATAACGAATATCTTATTGCAGAATTTCAAAAAAGCGAAAAGGCCGCTCAATTTAAAATGATGAATATAGAAAGTTTTTTACGCTCTATGGAAGACTGGGAAAAAAATCCCGATAATTGGGATTTAAATCTTTATGACTATTTAAACCGTATTACGCTTTTAACCCGCGACGATACGGAAGAAGAAAAAGGTGAAGTAAATATAATGACAATCCATGCTTCCAAGGGTTTGGAATTTCCTGTTGTATTTATTGCAGGAGCCGAAGACGGTCTTATTCCTCATGCAAGAAGTATGGAAGAAAACGAAGGTGATGTAGAAGAAGAACGCCGCCTTTTTTACGTTGCAATTACACGGGCAAGACAAAAACTTTTTATTACAAGCTGCCGTCAAAGGCGTAAGCAAGGCGGCTTAACCGAATGCGCTCCTTCTCCGTTTCTCGATGAAATCCCTGCGGAGTTGGTAGAATACCACGAGCCAGATGCGGCTGCGGAAGAAGAAAGTATCGCAAATATTTTCAGTCAAATGAAACAAAAATTCTCAATATAAATACCGTACAAAACAGTAAGCCTGTTTTTTAATACCATATTCGCAACACGCTCCATTCGGTAATTAAACAGGCTTATATTTTTACTCTATCTATAAGAAAAATCGCTGTTGCCGATAAACTCGCGCAAAATAGACTGTCCGTGTACAAAGTGAGCGGGCAGCGGCAAAAAATTTCCTAAGAAGGTTAAAAGCCGGGACGCTTCGTTATATTCGGCTTGAAAAGGTTTTACCGCTTTTAAAAGAGGTTCCGCGTAAACCTTTAATACCGCCAATTCATAATCAAGAGCGGTATTAAAAACCGCATCGGCATTCCCTTGAAACGGGAAAATATATTTCGCTTCGCCTGAACGGACATCTCCCCACATTCCGATTGTACGCGAAGCAGGACTTCCCCTAAATTGAGCGTCCCGTACAATGCGGCGCAGCAAGCGGTTATCGGAAGTAGGAATTCTATTATGGTCGTCCAAATTAAGTTGGGTTAATGCTGAAAGGTAAATTTTAAATTTAAGAGAAGAATCGACCTTTGCAGTAAGTTTATCGTTTAAAGCGTGAATTCCTTCGAGGATAAAAATAGTGTTTTCTTCGGCTTTTAAAGGCTTTGTTTCCGCCCGTCGGGCGCTAAGTTTAAAATCATAGGAAGGCATTTCCACCGTTTCACCTTTAAAGACAATCGTTTAAAAGTTCGATATCCAAGGCTTCAACACATTCAAAATCAGGGGTACCGTCAGGATTTTTCGGAGCCTTTGCAGCACCTAAATAAAAATCGTCAAGACTTATAACCTTGGGCGAAAGGCCTAAAACTTGCAGCTGCATAGAAAGTTTTTTTGCCGAAGTTGTTTTTCCCGAGCTTGAAGGCCCGGCAATAAGAATTACCTTTGCACTTTTTTTTGCGGTAATCTTTTTTGCAATTTCCGCAAGTTTATTGTTTTGAAGAATTTCCGTAATCTCTACATATTCTTTTATTTTGCGGGAAGTTATCAAATCGTTAAGCTGCCCTACGGAAGAAACTCCGACCAGTTTTCCCCACGCCTTATATTCTTTATAAATTTCAAAAAGCTGCGGTATATCGTTAAATTGAGAAAGCTCGCAATATGAAGAGGTTTTAGGAAAGCGAAGTAAAAAACCGTCCCCATAAGGCATCAAATCGAAAACCTTAACTTCGCCTATTCTATCCATCAGTGGCTGAAAATATAAGTCTTCATAAGAACCTAAACGGTTTACTAAAATTTTAGGCTTACTCGTATAATTTAAAAGGCGATAAGTTTCAGGCTGATTCGATTTTTCAAATTTTTCAACCGCTTCTTCATAAGAAAGCCATACGGTTTCAATAGGCATATCGGCTTGAACAAACTCATCCATTTTTTTCTTTATTGAATTTAAATCGATTTTTTTTGACTTTGTTCCTTCAAAGGTATAATAATAACCGTAATCCAAACTATGCCCCATTAAAAGCCTAAGCTCCGGGTAAATCTCTTTTGCCGCCGCCGCTAAAATTAAACATAGGGTTCTTCTGTAAATATTTGAACCTTCTCTATTTGCAAGGGTTACCGGTTCAATGCGGGATTGAACATCGACTATTTTATTAAGAGGCACTACCAAATTATTAAGTTTAACGCCTACTATGGGAGCGTCCAATTTACCTAAATACGGAATAAGCTCTCGGGCGGAAACGGGCTGTACAAATTGCTTTTGACTTCCGTCGGGAAATGTAATTTTAAATGAACTCATTAAAGACTCCTTTCAGTTTAAAGCCGTTTTACAGGCGGTTTTAAAATATTTAAGTTTTTAAAAACCGCCTTGTAATATTTTCAGCATTTACGAAATATATTTTGCATTATATAAAATTCAATATGAAAAGGCAAGCGCAGTTTATATTTTAAGTCCGACTGCATAGGTTTTTATTTATATGTATATTGTAAGAGCAATATACGTAAAGCCTCACGGTTTGCAACACCTAAATTTTTACAGGCAGCCGCCATATCTTTTTTTTACCACCGAAATACTTACATGGTGTTCGGCTGCAAGCTCTTCGTAAGTTTTACCTTCAGCAAACGAACCGAAAATAAAATCTTTTTGGCGGTCAGAAAGACCGTAGTTCGACAATTTTAAAATAGAACCCTTAGGCGGAAGAGGAATATAAACGGATTTAAAAATAGATGAGCCTTTTCGATTTATCTTAATTCGGTAAAGTATGTATACAATTTAAATACCCTATGAGCCGGTCGATTTATATTTTTTTACACCATACCGCCACAAGGCATAACACGGAATTAAAAATAAAAATGCTAAAAGCGGGAAAAAAGGTATTGCACTTTTTTGTGTTTTACCGAACAAATACAAAAGCGGGTAATATTGAAATAAAGAATAAGGAATTATAAACGTACAAACTTTTAGTATTTTTTTTCCGTAAATCGAAACAGGATAAGCTCCGAAGGTTCTGGCTCCGTCCGTAAAAATATTTACAAATTCAAGCCCTTCAACCGTAAAAAAACATAAAGCCGCATAAACTAAAAAAAGCCCCGTAAAAACCGCGACCCCTCCTAAGAGCATAAAAGCTAAAGTAAAAATCTTTAAGGCATTCCACGTTATATTCGAAAAAGCGATTCCGTAGCCAAGCATTACAATGCCCTGAATAAGTCGCCCCACACGGGCAAATTCAAATTTACTTCCCAATACTTGTAAAATTAAACTTCGCGGGCGCAATAAAAGCCTATCGAAGTCTCCGGTAACTATAAAATTTGAAAACGAATCAAAACCGCGGGCATAACTTTCCGCAACGGAAAAGCTCATTAACACTATCGAAAAACAAAGCATTATTTCGCTGAAAGTAAAGCCCTTTATATTATTAAACCGTGCAAATAAAAAATAAACTGCAATAATTTCGTTAAATGTCAATAAAACCTGCCCGGCTAAAGAAAGAAAAAAAGAAGTCTTATACTGCATAGTACTTCTAAGCAAAACCGAAATATAATTAAAATAAAGTTTTAAACCGTTTTTCATTTTAACCGCCCTGTACAACAAGTTTTTTTTCTGCAACCTTTGAAATTATTTTTCCGCATAAAATTAAAACGATAAGCCAAAACAATTGCAAAGCAATTTTATAATAAACATAAACGCCTTTTATATCGCCGCCGAAAATTCTTAAAGGAATATTTTGAATACCTGTAAAAGGCAAAACCTCTATTACCGCACGTATTTTATCGGGAAAAAAAGGAATCGGGATTACCTGTCCTGCAAGAATTTCCGATACGGAAATAAAAAGCATTTGCAAACCTCGTGGCGATATTGTAAAAAACGATAATATGTATATTAACACTATAAATGCGGTTGCCGTAAAAAGCCCTAAAATAAGCGAAAACAAAAATAAAGAAAATGTAAATAAATTCGGTAAAACAAGGCTGTAAGGAAGAGGCAATAATAATGCCGTAATCAAAATGGGAAAACATCTTAAAAGCCCCCGTGCAAGACGCATTGAAAGAGTTCTTACAAACCATAGATTATAAATGCTTACGGGGCGCACCATAAGATATGCCGCAGAACCTTTAACTATTGCATCATTAACCTCAGGCTCAAAAACCCATAAGGCAAAAAAAGCTAAAAAGGCTTGCTGAATCCAAATATAAGAAACGGTTGCGGAAAAACTCATCGGAAAATTTTGCGGAGAAGTTTCGTAGAAGGCTTTAAATAAAAATACGGTTAAAAACCCCCAAGCAAATTGAGTGCTTATTCCCGCAAAGGCGGCAGCCCTGTACTGTAAGTTGGCAATAAATCTTATTTTAAAAAACGCAAAATATTTTTTCATATACTTATTGCCCGGAATAATCGGTATCTATATTCAATCGCTTATAAAGAGCCGCCAAACTTTCATCAAGTGTCATACCGTTTAATTTTATAGCATCAAGAGTTCCGTCCAAAAGCAGCATACCCTTTCCGATTAAAATAATTCTATCCGTAATCGCCTGTATATCCTGCATATCGTGCGTAGTTAAAATAATTGTAGTTTTCCGCTTTAAATTTAAATCCGAAATAAATTTGCGTACCGCCAATTTTGAAACCGCATCAAGCCCTATTGTCGGCTCATCTAAAAACAAAATTTCAGGACTGTGCAAAAGAGAAGCTGCAAGCTCGCACCTCATACGCTGCCCTAACGAAAGCTGGCGCACCGGAGTTTTGATAACCTCTTCCAAATTTAAAAGAGATATTAACTCTTCGGAATTATTTTTATAAACACCTTCGGGCACCGAATAAATATTTTTTAATAACTCAAAGGAATCTATTACGGGAATATCCCACCAAAGCTGCGAACGCTGACCGAAAACCACTCCTATATTTTTTACATAAGCGGTTCTGTTTTTCCAAGGAATAAAACCGTTTACGGTACACTCACCCGAATCGGGAGTAAGTATCCCGCTTAAAATCTTTATGGTAGAACTTTTACCCGCACCGTTAGGCCCTATATATCCCACAGTTTCACCTTTTTTTACGGAAAAACTTATATCCTGTAAGGCGGTAATAAGTTCATACTTTTTATTAAATAGCCCCTTAACGGCCTCCCGAAAACCTTCATTCCGTTTTGCAATTTTATAAGTTTTAAAAAGATGTTTTACGGTTATCATAATTTCCATGTCCATTATTTAAATATTCAGGTTCAGAAAAAAAACTGCGGCACGCCAAACAGTACCGCAGTTTTCTTTTTTTTATTTTTAAAAATTTAAATTGTAACGCCTGAAAGCTCTCCGGGAGCTTTTTTCCCTCGCGTTATCATTTCGCTCGCTTTTTTACCCTTTGATGTAAAGGCGATAAATGCCGAAGCGGTGTAAATTGAAGAGTATGTACCGCTTATAAGACCTACTAAAAGCGCCAGGGCAAAGTCTTTCATTGAGCCGGTAGTAAAAACAAATAAGGCAACGACTGCAATCATTGTCGTAATCGTTGTAATAAGAGTTCTTGTAAGCACCTCGGATAAGGCGGTATCCAAAACTTCATTGCATTCGAGTTTCGGTTCAAGATTTATCTTTTCTCTGATTCTATCAAAGATAACGATTGTATCGTTTATGGAATAACCGATAATGGTAAGAATAGCCGCTATCGTTGTAGAGTTAAATTCCATTTGCGACCATGTTATAAACATAAGCATAATCAAAGTATCATGCATTAAAGCCAAAATAGCGGCAACGGAAAAATTCCATTGAAAGCGGAACATTGCATAAATAAAAATTAAAATCAAAGCTCCGCTTACAAGTAAAATTGCCTGTTTAGCCAAGGCGGAAGAAAACTGAGAGCCTACAAAGTCCGTACTCATAACCGCAATATTTTCTTTACCGTAAGCTGCGGTAAGAGAATCCCCGATTATTGAGCGTAAAGCGGTATTGGCGTCTTCGTGGCTCCCGTCATCGGGAAGACGTATTTGAAAATATCTGTCCTGCGGTAAACCTAATTGCTGTACCGAAACCGCCGGTACGGAAGAAAGAGCATGTCTTACCTCGTCCGTAGTTATAAGCTTAGCCGTATTATCGATATAATGCAACCTGAAAATTTCCTTAGACAGCTTTGACGAAGATTCGGAATCGGAAAAAAGCTCTTTAAGTTTAGTGTCGGAAGAAGCCTGCATATTTACTTTTAAGCCTTCTATTTCGGATACTCCGGCAGTAAATTCCTTAATCGTGGGATTATCGGAAAATTTAAAAACATAAGCCTTATTTTGCCCGTCCAAAGAAGTTGCCGTAATCGAAATATCGGAATTGCTTTGAGCAAAAGAAACCGTAAGAGGCCCCTCATAAGAAAGCTCAAGCGCGGTAGGTGCAATTTTTATCTTTTCGATAAAACCTGCCTGAAAATCTATACCGAAGTTAATACCCTTTGTAAAATATCCGACCAAACCGAATACTATAAAAATAATACTTAATATAACACAAGGAATAAATAATTTTGAAAATTTAATTGTTTTATTCATTTGACAACTTCCTCCAGCTTATATGGATTTTTTTTTATCTTTAATGTCTGTGTTCCGAAGTCGAAAATTAAACGCGAGACGAATAAAGCCGTAAATACCGAGGAAACTACTCCTATTGCCAAACTGTAAGCGAACCCCTTAATGGGCCCGGTTCCCAATATCGAAAGAAAAGAAGCCGCAATAAAGGTTGTTATATTGGAGTCCATAACTGCGGAAAGAGCATGTTCAAACCCGGCTTTAATGGCAGCTTCACGGCTTTTATTAAGCCGCAACTCTTCCTTAATGCGCTCAAAGACTACAACATTTGCGTCTACCGCCATACCTATTGTAAGAATCATACCTGCAATACTCGGCAATGTAAGAGTTAAGTTAAAGGCGGATAAAATACTGAACATTATATAAAGGTTAAGTATTTGCGCAATACAGGCGTTAATCCCAGCTTCTTTATAGAAAATAAGCATAAAAATAAGAACAGCCAGTAAACCCCATTGCAAAGCCTTAATACCTTCTCTGATTTTTTCATCTCCCAAACTCGCTCCTACAACCTGCTGTGTCTCAAGCTGTAAAGGAACATTAAGCCATGCCGTACGTAAAACGGTCTTTAAATTTTCAGCTTCGGTTGCCGAAAAGCCGCTTATATTTCCGCTACCGCCGGTTATAGGCTCTTTAATGTTGGGAGCCGACTTAATTTTGTTATCGGAAACAATTGCAAGCCGTTTTCCCACATTTTGAGCGGTTAAATCGGCAAATATTTTTCCGCCTTCCGCATCGAGAGTAAATTCAACTATAGGCGTATTCAATGTGCTATCGGCAGCCGTATTGGCACTTATCAAATGCTTTCCTTCAAGTCCGGCCTGCTTTTTTACAACCAAAAACGGCGTATTTTCATCACGCTCATCAATTCCATAAGCGTCCTTATGATAAACACCTAAAACCATACAATCTTCAGGTATAACGGAAGAATCAAGTAAGTTATAATCGGCATCAAAGGTTTTTCCCGGATTATTTCGGTAATATTCTATAAACTTCGCCGAAGCTTCATCATCTACAATATGAAAAGAAAGAAGACCGCGTCCCATAATAATCGAATTTATCTTATCGGCATCGGCAGCACCGGGCATTTCTATATAAATTCTGTCATCGCCCTGTCTTCTTATAACGGGGTCGGTAAGACCGAACTTATCTATTCTGCTGCGTAAAGTTTCCATTGCAAGCGTCATTGCCGCCTTTTTGGACTCTGCAAGAGTTTCGTTACTTTCACCTTGAGATGAAACGGCGGCATCCAAATCGGCCTTAATTATAACCAGCATACCGCCTGAAAGGTCGAGACCGAGTTTTACCGCATTGGCTTGGTATCCCTTTGTGCTTAAAATAGCTTCCCTGTATGAAGTTTCCAAAAAAGGTTGAGCTGCAGGAATAAATTTTTCTTTTGAAGAAAGTTTAAAACTGGCAACAACATCTTCCGCAGTCCACTGTGCGGGTATTTCCATTTTTAAATTTTTTCTCATTTGCTTGGCGGCTTTAATTAAGGGGTCATACTCTTTAGAGAGAGGTTCTTTTGAACCCGACATTGCCATTTCAATGAGTCTATCAACATCGGCTCTTGCCATATTTTCCGAATAATCCTTAATTTTTTCGCGGGAAGCAAGAGCCAAAGCCTTATCTTCTTTATCCGTCCAAAAATACCACTTTAAAGTAGGATATAAAAAGGCAAAACACAAACCGATAACAACGAGAACAATTATAAATCTGGTTCTTTTGTTCATTATTTTTCTCCCAATTATTTACTTTCTAAAGGAGTTCCAAAATCGGACAATTTTAAAACTCCCGTATGTTTTATTTCGAATCGTCGGAAAAGGTTGCGGAATTGGAATTCTCGGCCGAATTTGAGGAGCTTTCGGTATTTTTCTTTTTACCGAAAAAGAACCCCTTCTTTTCACCGTTACCTGCAAAATCCGGAGCGGGGCGGGCGGGTTCGTCTTTTAAAACTACACCGACTGCAGAACGGTTAATTTCAATCTTGCAATTTTCATCAACTTTAATAATAAGAGTTTTTTCCTTGGCGGAACTTACAGTGCCGTGTATTCCGCCTATAGTGATAATCTTATCGCCTTTTTGAAGCTGCGAAATCATTCTTTCGGTTTTTTGCTGTTCCTTTTTTTGCGGACGTATAAGCAAAAAGTAAAAAATAACAAAAACCAGCAGCATAGGAATCATAATTCCGTAAGAACCGAAGCCTTGCGCCGTTTGCAACAGAGGTATCAAATTCATAAGTACATCCTTTTATAAAATAAAATCCCTAAACGGGTAGTGTAGAATATCACATTTAGACTTATTTAGTCAATAGATTTTAAAATTATCGGTGATTTTAAAAAATAAGATATAAAAACGGGCTTGACTTTTTCATACGTTTCTTGTAAAATGTTTCACTGTTTACGGCAGCTGTACCTTAGCCGGCTGCAAGCGGAAAACCGCAAATTTAACTTAGATACTTTTTGTATTGGAGGAATTTAAAATGGCTGTACCCAGAGCGAATACGTCAAAAGCTAGAACACGCCGCCGAAGAGGCATTAATATGAGGCTTCATGCACCGAATCTTGTAGAATGCGCAGGATGCGGAAACTTGATTATGCAGCACCATGTATGCCCCAAATGCGGGTTTTATAAAGGAAAACAAGTTATTAATCCCGATAAGTTGGATTAAAGGAGTATTTTATGGATGAATTGTTTAAAAAAATTCAAAAACTTATTGCAGACAAACTGGAAATTGACGAATCGAAAGTAACTTTGGATTCTTCATTCAGGCAGGACTTGGGTGCCGACAGCTTGGATACTTACGAGCTTGTATATGCACTCGAGGAAGATATGGGAATTACCATTCCGGACGAAAAAGCAAACGATTTTGAAACCGTCCGCGATGCCTACGAATTTATTAAATCTCAACAAAAATAAGGTTAAGCTTATTTAAAATGAAGTTGTCCTTGTTTCCGATTAAATTTGGGATTGAGACCAAAAGGAAGCAAGAACTCCTTGAGTTTCAAAAGCAGGCGGGACTGCATTTTAAAAATCTCCGCCTGCTTAATCTTGCATTTCATCACAGGTCTTACTCTAACGAGCATAATAATTTTCGCGAAAATAACGAGCGTATGGAATTCTTGGGAGATTCCGTGCTGGGGCTGGTTACCGCTTCGTATCTTTATGAATCGTTTGCGGAAAAAAATGAAGGAAGTTTAGCGAAAATAAAGGCTTCCGTCGTATCTGAAGAAGCCCTTTCCAAGATTGCTTTAAAGCTGAATATCAGTAAATTTTTAGTTTTAGGACGCGGTGAAGAGATGTCTGGAGGAAGAGAAAAACGGGCTATTTTAGCCGATGCAGTAGAAGCCATAATAGGAGCCTATTATTTGGATTCAGGCTACAAAGCCGTTCAAAAATTTGTACTTAATCTTTTATCCGACACAATAAATGCCGTTGTGCAAAATAAAATCGTAGGAGATTATAAATCGGTTTTACAGGAATTTGCACAAAAAAACTTTAAAACCGTTCCCAAGTACGAACTTAAAAAAGAATCAGGTCCTGATCATAACCGAACATTTTGGTTTTCGGTAAGTATTAACGGACATACTTACGGCCCCCTTTCAGGTAAAACCAAAAAAGAAGCGGAACAGGCGGTTGCGGAGCTTGCCTATAAAAACCTTTCCTCCGCTATTACATCAAACTGACAGGGTCGGTATCGGCTTCTATATAAATACCCGAAAGAGGTTTATAACCCTTAACAAATTTTTCGCAAGCCTCTCTAATTAACCCGAAATTATCGGAGCGCAAAAGGAGCTGTTGTCTATAGTTTCCCGAAATAAGCGAAAGAACGCATTCCGAAGGCCCCATAACCTCGGCACCTTCAGGCAAAAGTTTTTTTAAAATACGGGAGGCTTCTTCAGCAGCCAATTCGGACTTTTTTAAGTCTTTACTGCGGAAAACAAGTCTTATAAGCCGTTTAAAAGGCGGAAAATCTAAAAGTTTACGTTGTGAAAGCTCGTATTCATAAAATTCTTTGTATTTATGGTCTTTTGCACATACAATTGAAGGGTGTTCCGGTTTTAAGGTTTGAATAATTACAAGCCCGTCATCGGTATACCGCCCTGCCCTTCCGGCCGCTTGGGTAATAAGAGCAAAACTTCTTTCCGCCGCACGAAAATCGGGCATTTGAAGTCCCGTATCGGCTAAGATAATTCCTACAAGCCTTACTTTCGGAAAATTTAACCCTTTGGCAATCATTTGCGTGCCGAGTAAAATATCTATTTTACCTTCCCTAAAGTCCGAAACGGCATTTTCCAAATCCTTAGCTTTCGTAACCGTATCCGTATCAAGCCTTACAACGCTGCAATCGGGAAAGGTTCTGCGGACTTCTTCTTCAATAAATTCCGTGCCGAATCCCGCGTAACCTATATCAAGCGAATTACATTCAGGACAGGCGGAAGGAGGCTTAGCCTGCATACCGCAATAATGGCATTTCATTACACCTTCTTTTTTATGAAAGGTCATAGGTACCGAACAATTTTTACAAAGCATTTCATAACCGCAATATCTACAGCGAAATAAATGTGAAAAACCGCGCCTGTTTAAAAAAAGAATTGTCTGTTTACCCATATTTTTTGTTTTACGGATTTCTTCAATCAGGCGTGCTGTTAAAGAGCCCTTTGAACCCGATAAATTTTCAATTTGAATTGAAGGAAGAGAACCGCCTGCAAGCCTTTTTGTCAAAGAAAGAAGTCTTATTTTTCCTGTTTGAATCATGTTCCACGCTTCAAGTGACGGCGTAGCCGAACCCATTACAAGCGGACAGTTATGCTTTGACGCAAGATACATAGCCGTTTGCCTTGCATGATAGCGGGGAGAGGCTCCAGATTTATAAGAGCCGTCATGTTCTTCATCAATTATAATAAGGCCTATTTTTTCAGCCGGAGCGAAAACGGCACTTCTTGCTCCTACAA is drawn from Treponema pedis and contains these coding sequences:
- a CDS encoding ABC transporter permease gives rise to the protein MKNGLKLYFNYISVLLRSTMQYKTSFFLSLAGQVLLTFNEIIAVYFLFARFNNIKGFTFSEIMLCFSIVLMSFSVAESYARGFDSFSNFIVTGDFDRLLLRPRSLILQVLGSKFEFARVGRLIQGIVMLGYGIAFSNITWNALKIFTLAFMLLGGVAVFTGLFLVYAALCFFTVEGLEFVNIFTDGARTFGAYPVSIYGKKILKVCTFIIPYSLFQYYPLLYLFGKTQKSAIPFFPLLAFLFLIPCYALWRYGVKKYKSTGS
- a CDS encoding ABC transporter permease produces the protein MKKYFAFFKIRFIANLQYRAAAFAGISTQFAWGFLTVFLFKAFYETSPQNFPMSFSATVSYIWIQQAFLAFFALWVFEPEVNDAIVKGSAAYLMVRPVSIYNLWFVRTLSMRLARGLLRCFPILITALLLPLPYSLVLPNLFTFSLFLFSLILGLFTATAFIVLIYILSFFTISPRGLQMLFISVSEILAGQVIPIPFFPDKIRAVIEVLPFTGIQNIPLRIFGGDIKGVYVYYKIALQLFWLIVLILCGKIISKVAEKKLVVQGG
- a CDS encoding ABC transporter ATP-binding protein — encoded protein: MDMEIMITVKHLFKTYKIAKRNEGFREAVKGLFNKKYELITALQDISFSVKKGETVGYIGPNGAGKSSTIKILSGILTPDSGECTVNGFIPWKNRTAYVKNIGVVFGQRSQLWWDIPVIDSFELLKNIYSVPEGVYKNNSEELISLLNLEEVIKTPVRQLSLGQRMRCELAASLLHSPEILFLDEPTIGLDAVSKLAVRKFISDLNLKRKTTIILTTHDMQDIQAITDRIILIGKGMLLLDGTLDAIKLNGMTLDESLAALYKRLNIDTDYSGQ
- the secF gene encoding protein translocase subunit SecF; protein product: MNKTIKFSKLFIPCVILSIIFIVFGLVGYFTKGINFGIDFQAGFIEKIKIAPTALELSYEGPLTVSFAQSNSDISITATSLDGQNKAYVFKFSDNPTIKEFTAGVSEIEGLKVNMQASSDTKLKELFSDSESSSKLSKEIFRLHYIDNTAKLITTDEVRHALSSVPAVSVQQLGLPQDRYFQIRLPDDGSHEDANTALRSIIGDSLTAAYGKENIAVMSTDFVGSQFSSALAKQAILLVSGALILIFIYAMFRFQWNFSVAAILALMHDTLIMLMFITWSQMEFNSTTIAAILTIIGYSINDTIVIFDRIREKINLEPKLECNEVLDTALSEVLTRTLITTITTMIAVVALFVFTTGSMKDFALALLVGLISGTYSSIYTASAFIAFTSKGKKASEMITRGKKAPGELSGVTI
- the secD gene encoding protein translocase subunit SecD, with product MNKRTRFIIVLVVIGLCFAFLYPTLKWYFWTDKEDKALALASREKIKDYSENMARADVDRLIEMAMSGSKEPLSKEYDPLIKAAKQMRKNLKMEIPAQWTAEDVVASFKLSSKEKFIPAAQPFLETSYREAILSTKGYQANAVKLGLDLSGGMLVIIKADLDAAVSSQGESNETLAESKKAAMTLAMETLRSRIDKFGLTDPVIRRQGDDRIYIEMPGAADADKINSIIMGRGLLSFHIVDDEASAKFIEYYRNNPGKTFDADYNLLDSSVIPEDCMVLGVYHKDAYGIDERDENTPFLVVKKQAGLEGKHLISANTAADSTLNTPIVEFTLDAEGGKIFADLTAQNVGKRLAIVSDNKIKSAPNIKEPITGGSGNISGFSATEAENLKTVLRTAWLNVPLQLETQQVVGASLGDEKIREGIKALQWGLLAVLIFMLIFYKEAGINACIAQILNLYIMFSILSAFNLTLTLPSIAGMILTIGMAVDANVVVFERIKEELRLNKSREAAIKAGFEHALSAVMDSNITTFIAASFLSILGTGPIKGFAYSLAIGVVSSVFTALFVSRLIFDFGTQTLKIKKNPYKLEEVVK
- the yajC gene encoding preprotein translocase subunit YajC translates to MNLIPLLQTAQGFGSYGIMIPMLLVFVIFYFLLIRPQKKEQQKTERMISQLQKGDKIITIGGIHGTVSSAKEKTLIIKVDENCKIEINRSAVGVVLKDEPARPAPDFAGNGEKKGFFFGKKKNTESSSNSAENSNSATFSDDSK